The following nucleotide sequence is from Manis pentadactyla isolate mManPen7 chromosome 13, mManPen7.hap1, whole genome shotgun sequence.
gttgcttccatagcttggctgtTGCAGATAATGAggtaataaacatagaggtgcatacatcttttcaaaccagagattttgttttcttcagataaaatcCTATAAGCGGAGTTACTGGGTCTATGAAGTCCTAAGTCTCAGCCATAATATAaatcagtcacagggatgaaagcagAGCATACCAATAGTTCTCTAATATCTTTacatgttgacagtaactacactaggggtgagtatttaataatgtacattACTGTtcaatcactatgctgtatacttgaaaccaatataatattgtataacaactatacttcaataaagataaataataaataaaatcaaaataaaaaggaagtccAGCAAGAAAGAGATGGACAACTAGATCATTATGATATAATCACAGAGGTACCCATGGGTGTGTTGCGTTCAGGAAGCAGTGTGTCTAAGTCTAAAGCAAGAGAGACAGTGAGTGCAGGTGGAATAAGCAACATCAGGGACAATATTATTGGAGGTGTAAAAGTAAGTGGAGACCTTACAGATGACTCAAATTTAGGGGTAGGCAAAGATGTGAGGATCCACCAAGCAATTTCATATTTTGGCAACCTTCAACGCAAtgttgtaaatatattttatttactttgagGAAAAATTAGTTACAAAGTTACAAGAGTGGGATACCTACACAGAAATGAGTTGATTAGGCTATGAGATCATATTGAGGAATTTCCTCTCATCTCAGGTCTACATTTCATatgtaaaggagaaaaacatgGCCTCCTGTCTGCTGTAATACTAGTGTCCATTTCTATACATCAGAAAATGTTCCTTTCAATCTATATTAGTCTTCAAAGTGCACATCCTAAGTAATACAATATTCTCTTCACGGTAAAACAATTATAAGCAAACCATGATGGCTAGATACACAGACATACTAGATGTCTGACAACTGTTCTGCATTGTTACTCCACTCTGCAGTGAGTTAAATTATAAAAAGCAAGAGTGGTAAATGCTACTTCCAATAATAGCATGTTTCAGCATAGTAAAACATCTGATCATACATGACAAGGTAAAAAGAGTTATAGCATTATACAATGCCAGGTACAGATCATCCCAAAGAAGCATAAGGAAAACAGGACTCAAGACATTTGTTgatttatgtttttcttaaatatttcttaggGTTTACATATTCTAAAACAGCATTCCAGGCAAATACTTGTTATGTTGTTCATCATCTACAGTAGGGTTTCTTGTGGTCGCATTTCCTTTGCAAATATCCGTCCTAACAACAGTCTCTTCACAGCCTCAATGACTTCTttattcctcaggctgtagatatATGGGTTCAGAAGAGGGGTGATAATGATGTAAAACACAGCTACTGCCTTATTCTGTTCAGGGAAACGCAAGGAGTGCGGCCTTCTATAGGTGGAGAGGCCCGTCACATAGAAGAGACTGGCCACCATCAGGTGAGGAGCAGGTCGAGATGGCTTTCGTCTGTCCTCTGCCTGAGCTCATCTGGAGCACCACAGTGAGGATGCAGTCGTAAGATGCTAGAATGGCCACGAATGGTATCAGCAGAATAATTAGGACCGTCAGGAGGACCACCTGCTTGTACTGGGAAGTGTCCTGGCACACCAGCGGCAACAGGGACGGAACTTCACAGAAAAAGTGGTTAATCAGCCGCGATCCCCAGAACTGGAGCTGAAACACGTACAATGTGTGTATTAAAGCAGTGACAGAACTACTGGCCCACGTGCATGTGACCGTGAACCTACAGATCTTCCTGCTCATGAGAACACAGTACCGTAAAGGATGACAGATGGCTACATAGCGATCATGAGACATGAAGCCGAGGAGAAGGGCCTCAGTCCCATTAAGGGCCAAGAACACAAAAGTTTGTGTCCTACAGCCTATAAAGGTGATGGCCTGACTCTTTGTCAGAAAGTCAGCTGCCATCCGGGGCACAGTGGTGGAGACGGTCATTACGTCCACGAGGGGGAGCTGGCTGAGCAGAAAGTACATCGGAGCGTGGGGCCTGGCGTCCAGCTGGATGAGAAGGATCAGCAGGATATTCCCCACCAGGGCCACTGAAAAGAGAGTGGAAATGGCAACAAAGAGGACAGTGTCCAACTGACCGTAGTGGAAAAGACCGAGGGGTATAAAATCTGCTTCAACACTTCAATTTCCTGGTATCTTCATGGCTTAGACAGAAATATCAAAGCTGAAAATAGTTGAAAATTTCATGTAACCACAGTGTCctttaagagaaaacaaaatgattaTTATTAAAATCAATAACATTTTCTTGAATTACCTTAGGTCAGTATATCTCTCTCcatttcataaagaaaatatgTGTGAATTTGAATTGTATCCTTTTTGGCAAAtggcaaaatgaaaatatgatctTTACAAattgcagaaaaatatttaaaactaaaaggTATATGAAGCAATGAGATGATTTGCACATATAAATTATTTCCCTTATCTGTAAGTCTTCAAAATAATAGACTGGAATCATGTTTCCTAATTAAGAATTCTCACACTCACTTAACACATATAAATAGTCAACTTAGCAGGAAAAATGTTAAGCAaggtgtaatatttttaaatgtctctttacTGCATTTTCTAATTTTGAATTTTATGGTTGGTTATTTGGAATAAGCAGTAAATTAGTAATTGAGTCTAAATGATACTACAGTTCTTTGAAGTAATTAGCTAACATTATTTATTCTTGAAAGTGTAGAAGAGATTTTAGCAATTTAGGAAAAATGGTACACCAGACCTTAGGAATAGCTTATAAATTAAAACAGACTATTTTATCTTTGACTCAAGTAGCTTGTTAAAACTGGTTGATTCTAAGCTAACACAGtttgttctcctttccttctgACATGAATcctgttctttttatatttaaagagcAAGTGATGTGTTATTAATTATAGACACCTTCTTCCAAAAGTACTGAAGACCAGCCCTGTCAGCATTGAGCATGCATCTGCTATGGGTCCAGCGCAATCACACctgcagaaaccctacaggtgaATGAGGGCAAGTGTTTCCTTCTAAAACTGCATCCATTCTCTTCATGGCCATGTATGACTGTCACGTCACCCACATACGGAGGTGGGAGAGATGAGGCAAATGAGGCAGACTGAGACAGAAAGATACATTAATAATAGGCTGTTATACTGACAATCATAAGAACATTAAGGAACTTGGAGAAAAAGTTTCAAGAAGGGTGCACAGGTGAGAAATAATTTGGACCATTTCTGAGAAGCTTGGAAGATCTCATGAATGTGTCATTATGTAGGCAAGCACCCAAGCACACCATTTAAACAATTTCCTTCTGAAATTTCTGCAAAATTTGTCAGAATAGTAAAATaattatgtataaataaataaaaaataatagcatAGTAGCCTGCAAAACAGAAATCATAAAATATGGtagatttttataaaaacatCAGTAATAAAgaactatatttttaaagataaaatgaaagagCCTCCCAGAGACATAAACCAGACCAGGACAGAAATGCATATAGACAGGCAGCCTCATCAACCCTGACAATCTGTAAACCCACATTGAATTTGGAAAATGGGGCAGGAGAAGGATTTTTAATTCAAATGGGAATTCTACTTCTCCCCATAAAGTGACAAACAGATTTAAAATTACAGGACCAAGATCAGTGATGTTTAACCGTGTCCTTCCTAAAGAAACCAAACTTTCCATTTGAACTTGACTGGGTTCCTTTATAGTGATAGGAGAATTTTAATATGAGCTACACATGAAAAGAATGGCAGTGAATAAAAGGCTATCACTTGCTCCTCAATCAAGATAGGAAATTACATGATTATTAATCACTTAGTTCAAACAAGAAAGTATTAAATAGCCTTATTGTAAAAgtattaaaattcaaaatattttcaatggaAACCAGCCAACACTGATATCAAAGTATCGTAACATAGCAaccaactgaaaaataaaagttgaatAAAGGCATAAAATCTTGATAGACTTAAACACGTAGAATTCTATGACTTATCATTAAATTATAGTTTTCTACTATAACTGCATCAATCTTTAGTCTTGTTTTTTAACATGTAAAACATGAGTAAGTCAAGTAagaaaaatactatataatttaaCATATTCTAAAATGATTTTATCCTATCAAAACCTTCCTCCAAACAAAGGTGCCTatgtttaaaacataaaatgcaaGAATATAACACAATGACAGACATTTGTTTaattcagaaaacaaaataaaaaatgcatccACATCACTAAAATAAATGCTTGCCAACTTTGagaccattaaaaaagaaagaataaaaatggcaATAACTAAGAAAGACAAGGGTAATTATTGTTTTTGactgaaatatttactgtttttgaactgaaaataaaaaaaattaacttactaAATGTGTTCAATAAATTGATGTATAAATCATACAAATGTAGTAATATTCCAATATACTACCATTATTTCTATAATAGTCTGAAATACCTTCATACTACCAATAACAAATATTCTATGACATCTACACATAGTAATTCAATATCATTATCGTAAAAACTAgggcttttaaaatatatcaaatacaATGACCAATATAGCCTATTACTTATTGGGTAGAGTAAATATCATTAGACAGTACTTCTTGGtaaacaaattaatgaaaatcCAATCTGAATGTCAAGGATATATAGACAATGATGTAATTATTTGAGTAAATATCTGATATTAAAGGATCAAGctaaaaagaaatgtgaaaaatgtcAATCTAGGAGAGAAAGAAATTCAAACTTAGAGACTGTATAGAGGTAAATTTATAAAACAGTGGGAAAACTGGCATCATagtgaagaaggaaggaaagaatatcaTGGATACAGAGAATTATACTATTTATGTGATGTAACAAATAATTATATGAAGGTACATTAGTAGTAAATTACAAATGGaaatgtattttaagaaataaaaatgggaaaactggCAGCATATTCCAATCTCCTGGAATGTTCATTTTCATCATCACGTGTGCATATGATGCTGATTCATTAGTGTTCATACCTCAAAAATCATGTGGAGAAAATTGCAAACATTAATAAGAACTTGAAGAAAATCCTTGGAGCAAATTTGAGAAattgtttaatatattaaatgaGACATGATTGAACAAcaggaaaaatacaaatatatgtaatgcataaaagagaaaatagcaGGCGAGGAAAGGAGAAATGGTCAATTTAAAGCTATATCTATGTTCTTTAAATCTTACTAATTATCTTATTAATTAccttattaaacattttattagttATCACGAAAAATCTGTGTAAAGATTAAAGCTAAATGAGCACTAGCTTTAGGTAACACATGGCAGGTCTTTTGAAACTGTTGTGAAAGGTGATCATTTTCAAAACTTTTAGactaacaattttatttttgtcattttttctttaaaaaataattctaaatattccATACTTCTTTGGTACAATATGTTAatgatatttttctcctttttctattgaagtacagttgatacacaatatttatTGGTTTCCAGTGTACAGCATGTGATTGGagagttatatacattattaaatgctcattccAACTAATGTAGTCACTATCTGCCAACATAttacagaaaaatgttacagaattattgaatatattatttttgctGTAATTTTTATCCCTGgggtattttatattattattgagaTTCTTTTGCCTCTTAAATCCCTTACACCTATTTTACACTTCACCTCCGACCTCTACCCTGTggtaacaaaaacaatttagaatgCTAAATCATTAATAagataataaaaaggaaaggaaatataaaggaataacttttaaaaagcataagtaatagaggaaaagtaaaatcacaaaaagtaaataaatattaccAACCTGTTGACATAATATGCATGTATTCAAAAAGCAGCTATGGAAACTGGACAACTGTGGATTTCATGAATAGAGGTAGATAGAAaggtatatatgcacacatgtataATTATAAGGCCTATTGATCATAACCAAGGAGAAAGTTTTATGTGCTTGGAAATAAAGGAAtccaaaatgaaaacatactgAACTTTTGGATATTGTGTGGTTGTGTTTTTTACGTGGTTTTTATTCATGCTCAGGGTTTCATTATCCTTCTGATATAAATGCATGCCTCCATACCATTTCTCCAGCCAGTTTAAATACCCAGACTATAAACTCCCTTTTATTCTTCTAATTTAAGTAGTACACAAAACTATCATATCACAGCAACTTTCAGACAGAAGCCCTGGATGGTCAGGGCTTAATCAGAATCCTACACCCAAGACAACTTCCAGAGAATGTGAGGTCACTCCAGTACTTCCCCTGAGCTATAACTCTTTTTTATCGATGATCAGACATATTAATCACACGTGGTGTTCTAATAAATCCATTGACTgtttgaaaatactttaaatttcTGTTCAGAGTAAGagatatatgttttatttttttcttttcaacaagTACAGAATTGTTAAGCGTTTGGTTAAGCCTTAGAAAAATATCTTATCAAGTTTTCTTTCGCCTCTGATTCCATAGATAGTAGTCCATTTAAGTACTAAAACAGAATGCTATAAAAGCATCTACATAAGGTTGAATAACTCAGTTTTAGGCTATGCTACctataatatattacatataaaagaGTTTACCCGAGAGACGAAAATGAGTGCTAAGTTCAGAAGCATCTACAAGACATCCTGCATCTCCTCTGAAAAGCAGGAAATCAATGCCCCGcctcttatgtcctccagcatcTGAGGTCCCTTCCCTGATTTAGCTGAAATTCTGGATGAGAGGTCTGATTCCtgttaatataaaacaaatatattctgAACAAACAGCTTTTATGATACTGTGCTCACCAACAGACATTACACAAATTACACCTTCCAGTCCCAAGTCACCATAATGGTAAGATAGCTCAGTCCTTCCCTTGGACCTTCAATGATCTGAGCTGCAGAGAGTAGCATTCACTTTAAGTCTATTGTAAACCAAAACCAGAACCTTTGGCAGATAGGAAGGAAGCAATATTAACACTTTTATTCACCATGATAATTTGAAAACCACTTTACTCTTACACTCATAAACTTTTAGAAAGTGAGAAATTTATACTTAAACCACTTTATCAAATAAGCAATTAAACTGCATTTTTATCATAATAAAGCCTGTATCAGATCTTAACATCACATATTCtacatctttttcatttctgacccCCAACTATCTCTTCAATTTTAAAttccactttattaaaaatatttattgtaaattGTACTTAAAGGTGTTAACACATTTTCAGAAGTTGGAATCTAGAGAAgccaaagatacagaaaatatctTATCTCCTTTATTTTATCAGGCTTTaataaagtacatttaaaaatggaagaattaataatAGCACTATTATGGAGCCATAcaacttacaaatattttattttaatagaacTACAAGAAATTTTCACCAAATtcttatatttaatgaaatattttacctACTTCATGTACTTTCatcatttcaaaaatgtataaaatgtgtGCTGAGCAAAAATGTTAAGGTTTAAATAAGGAGGAAACAGCCTGTCCGCTCGCGCCGTCGCGAGTGCCCGGATGCCGCGCCCTCAGGGAGGCTCACCGGCTGCAGCTCTCTGGCCCCTGCTCTCGGCGCCGCCACCGTCCCAGCCACTCTGTCCGTGCTGCCCTGACCCTGAGTGATAACTGTTCCGATACCGACATAAAACTGATACATTTAAATGCATACCTCGATATTCTTTTTGAGGAAAATCATTAGGTAATGTCCGACTGCCTACCAATCCCAAAAATAGACCCAATTGAGAATATACAtaatcttcaaaataaaatacattcctTTAAATAGGAAGGGATACATTCCTTAAATGATTATGTAGAGTgagttctattacatttcatgcATAGTATGTCTGAGACCACCTGCCTTGTTTTACATTTCAATATGACACAATAAGCCTGTCAAAGCATTATAATTTCTGCTGACTCACTTCAGAGCAGTCAGCAGCCTTAAGAGCTTTTTGATTGTTGAAAGATAGTCACTGTCAAAAAGAGTTCTTCACCTCCACCAAGCCATGTCTTCGGGgctgaataaaaatatatttccctgAAAACATATTTTCCACTAGATTAGTAGAAATATCATAATCTTCAATTTTATAAAGtaaatcatttaatatttattttgtgccaTATAGTCTCAGATAAAGAGCTATATAGTTCATTCTTCTAGGactatgttcttcaaaaaaataacaaaagaaatggaagatggAACTGCAAAATCACATATAAGAAGGATTACCTAACCACTTGTAGTTAGTAATTAGAGAGTTACAGAAATTCTGTAACAAAAAAAAGAGTGacaaaaaaagtaatgaaattatACTATTTATTCATCATAAATATCCAAAAGTTACAGTGGCAATAGGACATAGCCTTGATAATTAAGCTATTTAATGTGGCACACCTAAGAAAGGCAGAATAATAGATTCTGTGAAAAATCCAAAAGTTTTCAAATctatttaaaagacattttaggAACTATTAACCTATCATTTGTAAGATTACTattgctttgtttgttttgtctcagGCAATAAACTTTCTATCATTTACCATGAAAAgttcatttgaaaattaatttaaatgtgtaGAGTCATTTCTCAACCTCATGTAAGACTTTTAACTTCACAGAATAAATGAGCTGCTTAATTAAGTTGGAAAGTCATATTTTGGTTCCAACAGATCCTTTGGGAAAACTTAGTTTCTCGTGCATAATTAGGCACATGTGATTCTTTGTTAGAGCTGTTCCCTCGGctccagaaataaaattgagtacTGGGAGAATGCTCAAAaactatatgtaaaaaaaaaaacaaaaaaaaatcaggtcaCTATTATATATCTGACTAGCTTTTTAGAAAGGAGCATTTTACTCTATTTGCCTTTAAACTATGTATATAAATTTAAACTCCACATAATTAACCACCAACTGACATAtagtttaatttttgtgtacaTAATAAGTAAGTATTTCTGGGGAAGCATATGACACTGGGGATGTTCTGTGTAaaatattgcatttttttaaataaaccaatTTTAAGAACATGGGCTGGCCAGGGAAATAGTAGACTCCATTTCTGAATGTTCACAAAAACAGTATAAACATTATAACCAGTAAGAGCACATGGCAGGCAAGTTCATAGAAAGGAATTTCAATAATACCATGACATTCTCTCAATCTTGCTCTACTGTACCAAGATTGATTAATTTTGGAGACAGTAAAGGGAGGTTGATTTTTGAACACTCAATCCCCTTAACTGGTTTTAAGGGATTTTAAGggataatatatgataaaaaggGATTTTAAGGTTTTAAGGGATGATATATGATAACTCTTCAaggtaaaatatatttacaataaCATAGAAGTCAAGATGATTCAGTTTTGACTAAGTTGAGCTGGCAGACCAGAGCTTATTCTGCATGAATAGGATAACCAGAAattattatttgctttctttactCCGAAGTTTATTCTTGTCTTTCTACAGTGACTTGGGCTAGCCCGTACCATTGAGGGTGGTTTGTGAAAACTGATTTAGTTTATAAAGGCTAGCAACTCACAACATTGCCTGGCATGCAACCAGCCCTCAATAAATATCAACTTTAGTGATGACTATTACCATCACTGCTGTTATTATATTTTTGTTACGATCCTATTTAATATGGATTCAGGGATGGAAGCATATCCCTTACTATTTAGTCCAATGCAGACACATAACCTCTCAATATTTATGCACATGTAAGTGTAACTTCTCTCCACCATCAACTCAAAgaaactcaaaaaacaaaaacagaacgcACTATCCAGGCAGAGAATAACTTAAAATCAATCCTATAACATGGCCACTCTCTCTGCCCACATGCGCAGCCCAGCAAACAGCATGGCCACTGAACAAGACTGCCTCTTCTGAGCTACTGGGCTGCCTcccacccagagct
It contains:
- the LOC118931255 gene encoding LOW QUALITY PROTEIN: olfactory receptor 2AK2-like (The sequence of the model RefSeq protein was modified relative to this genomic sequence to represent the inferred CDS: inserted 2 bases in 1 codon; substituted 2 bases at 2 genomic stop codons), yielding MKFSTIFSFDISVXAMKIPGNXSVEADFIPLGLFHYGQLDTVLFVAISTLFSVALVGNILLILLIQLDARPHAPMYFLLSQLPLVDVMTVSTTVPRMAADFLTKSQAITFIGCRTQTFVFLALNGTEALLLGFMSHDRYVAICHPLRYCVLMSRKICRFTVTCTWASSSVTALIHTLYVFQLQFWGSRLINHFFCEVPSLLPLVCQDTSQYKQVVLLTVLIILLIPFVAILASYDCILTVVLQMSSGRGQTKAISTCSXHLMVASLFYVTGLSTYRRPHSLRFPEQNKAVAVFYIIITPLLNPYIYSLRNKEVIEAVKRLLLGRIFAKEMRPQETLL